In Citrus sinensis cultivar Valencia sweet orange chromosome 4, DVS_A1.0, whole genome shotgun sequence, one DNA window encodes the following:
- the LOC102609413 gene encoding ACD11 homolog protein, with amino-acid sequence MHGTLDTRNTINMDKVECRFKDARAMADFSTARKTATMASLSLIVGSFEELAKLLNSRNGRGCKTDLRLDVFCEACSLVSVLFNCLGLAFKFARMEYVTKVQNLVEASKAYDNLHDILDMDIANDTVKAPGSHSRNLRRVRQGLDLVRALFEQFLSTNDYSLKEAASTAYAQVCAPYHSWTVRAAVSAGMYTLPTREQLLLRLNETDQSAGNKMRRYINASVPVIEYIDELFISRNIKLNW; translated from the exons ATGCATGGTACTTTAGACACACGTAACACTATAAATATGGACAAGGTGGAGTGCAGGTTTAAAGACGCTAGAGCAATGGCGGACTTTTCAACCGCAAGAAAGACCGCAACAATGGCATCTTTGTCCCTGATCGTGGGGTCTTTTGAAGAACTTGCGAAGTTGCTGAATTCTAGGAACGGCAGGGGCTGCAAAACTGATCTTCGGTTGGATGTTTTCTGCGAAGCTTGTTCGTTGGTTTCTGTTTTGTTTAACTGTCTTGGCCTCGCTTTTAAATTCGCCCGGATGGAGTACGTCACCAAG GTACAAAATCTTGTGGAAGCATCAAAGGCATATGACAATTTACACGATATACTTGATATGGATATTGCAAACGACACTGTGAAAGCACCGGGAAGTCATTCACGTAACCTTCGACGAGTTAGGCAGGGTCTTGACCTCGTCAGAGCTTTGTTTGAGCAATTCTTGTCGACCAA TGATTACTCCTTGAAGGAAGCAGCATCAACGGCTTATGCGCAAGTGTGTGCACCCTACCACTCATGGACTGTCAGGGCTGCAGTTTCTGCTGGAATGTACACCCTTCCAACTAGGGAGCAACTATTGCTGAGGCTTAATGAAACTG ATCAATCAGCAGggaataaaatgagaagatATATTAATGCTTCAGTTCCAGTAATTGAGTACATTGATGAGCTTTTCATTtctagaaatataaaattgaactGGTGA
- the LOC102609680 gene encoding protein NRT1/ PTR FAMILY 3.1-like: MVQKMEEKGGSHVNRKKGGIITMPFIFANEVCEKLAVVGFHANMISYLTTQLHMPLTKAANTLTNFGGTGSLTPLIGAFVADTYAGRFWTITVASIIYQIGMFSLTLSAILPQLRPPPCQGDQVCKEADTGQLAILYASLLLAALGSGGIRPCVVAFGADQFDETDPKQATKTWKYFNWYYFVMGAAVLVAVTVLVYIQDNVGWNWGLGIPTVAMFLSIIAFVFGYPLYRNLDPAGSPFVRLMQVCVAAFRKRNLDMVSDPNVLYQNEELDASICLDGKLLHTKHMKFLDKAAIVTEEDDIKSPNLWRLNTVHRVEELKSVIRMGPIWASGILLITAYAQQGTFSLQQAKSMDRHLTKSFQIPAGSMSVFTMVSMLSTIALYDRIIIPVARKFTGLDRGITFLHRMGIGFVISVLATLVAGFVEMKRKQAALAHGLVDKPHIIIPISVLWLVPQYSLHGIAEAFMSVGHLEFLYDQAPESMRSTATALFWTANSIGNYVSTLLVTLVHKFSAGPNGSNWLPDNNLNKGKLEYFYWLITLLQVVNVIYYFFCAKIYTFKPIQMHKKGGDSSSSEGVELDNKV, from the exons ATGGTACAGAAGATGGAGGAGAAAGGCGGCAGCCATGTCAATAGGAAAAAGGGTGGCATCATCACCATGCCCTTCATATTTG CAAATGAGGTGTGTGAGAAGTTGGCCGTGGTGGGGTTTCATGCTAACATGATCAGCTACTTAACAACACAGTTGCATATGCCATTAACCAAAGCTGCCAACACTCTCACCAACTTCGGAGGAACCGGCAGCTTGACTCCGTTGATCGGAGCTTTCGTCGCCGATACTTACGCCGGACGCTTTTGGACTATAACAGTTGCTTCCATCATTTATCAAATA GGAATGTTCTCCTTAACGTTGTCAGCAATTCTGCCACAACTAAGGCCACCACCATGCCAAGGTGACCAAGTTTGCAAAGAAGCTGATACAGGACAGTTGGCAATCTTATATGCATCTCTTCTGCTGGCGGCCCTTGGGTCGGGTGGAATCCGACCCTGCGTGGTGGCATTCGGGGCTGACCAGTTTGATGAAACAGACCCCAAACAAGCAACAAAGACGTGGAAGTATTTTAACTggtattattttgttatgggAGCAGCAGTACTAGTGGCCGTGACGGTtcttgtttatattcaagATAATGTTGGATGGAACTGGGGTCTCGGTATCCCAACAGTTGCAATGTTTCTATCAATCATTGCATTCGTATTCGGGTACCCGCTTTACCGGAACTTGGATCCGGCTGGGAGTCCGTTTGTCCGATTGATGCAAGTGTGTGTGGCTGCCTTCAGGAAGAGAAATCTGGATATGGTCTCGGATCCAAATGTGTTGTACCAGAATGAAGAGCTTGATGCGTCCATTTGTTTGGACGGAAAGCTTCTTCATACTAAGCATATGAA ATTCCTGGACAAGGCTGCTATTGTGACTGAAGAGGACGACATCAAGTCACCAAATCTATGGAGACTAAACACAGTGCACCGCGTGGAGGAATTGAAATCTGTGATCAGAATGGGACCAATTTGGGCATCCGGAATCCTTCTAATCACAGCCTATGCACAACAAGGCACTTTCTCCTTGCAACAAGCCAAATCAATGGACAGGCATCTCACTAAATCCTTCCAAATCCCAGCTGGCTCAATGTCGGTCTTCACTATGGTCTCCATGCTCTCCACAATCGCTCTATACGACCGCATAATAATCCCCGTGGCCCGAAAGTTCACGGGCCTCGACCGCGGCATCACATTCTTGCACCGCATGGGAATAGGCTTTGTGATATCAGTATTAGCCACTCTAGTAGCAGGCTTCGttgaaatgaagagaaaacaaGCAGCGCTGGCTCATGGTCTTGTGGACAAGCCTCATATAATTATCCCCATCTCAGTGCTTTGGCTAGTGCCGCAGTACAGTCTTCACGGGATAGCCGAAGCATTCATGTCAGTTGGTCACTTGGAGTTTCTCTATGATCAGGCGCCGGAGAGCATGAGAAGCACAGCCACTGCGTTATTTTGGACTGCGAATTCGATTGGGAATTATGTGAGCACACTTTTGGTTACACTGGTGCACAAGTTCAGTGCAGGACCTAATGGATCAAATTGGCTGCCGGATAATAATTTGAACAAGGGAAAGCTGGAGTATTTCTACTGGTTGATCACGTTGTTGCAAGTTGttaatgttatttactatttcTTTTGCGCCAAGATATATACTTTCAAGCCAATTCAGATGCATAAAAAAGGCGGTgactcatcatcatcagaagGAGTAGAGCTCGATAACAAGGTTTAG